GCGTGTGGGACTAAAATGGACAGCTTGAGTTAGCAAACAATTACTAAGAATTATTGGAGCATGACACTTTAATTCATCATGTATTTCATGAGTGTACATTTTTTAGCCATTAACTTTATTTGAAGACCGTAAATAACAAACTCTTACCCACAGGAGCCTGATGGTGGAAAATTAAGTAATTTGTATTAAATGTTAGGTTCAAATTTTATTGTCACTATTTTACtccaaaaggtaaaaaatacaGAGTCGTTAAATATAATACTTATTAGTAATATTATTACTTCTTCACGTGCTATATACACATTTGATTTTGATCAGTTATTATCATTACTATGACTTCTCAATGATAGTCTAGAACCTACATATATAGTGTAAGAAAAACAATACCATAACCAAACTTATGCAgcaattatattaaatacaGTGAGTATTAATCTGTCATaaacatgaaatttttttaggcATGCGCCAAAACGGAAATTACAGTGGAAAGATGAGAGagatagaaaagaaataaaaataaaaataaaaatagagaaaaaaaaagtctaataATGTGATagaaaggaagagaaatgagaagaaaattgagtgaaaattgtatgaaataaaaagtaaatgaatgcttataattttttctaacaACCACATATATACCAgatggaaaaataatatttatattttaaaaacatttataaattattttattttttattctaatttagaaagaaatgataatatatgCAGGAGTGAGCATTAAAATATGTGTTTTTGCgcctttcaaaaaaatgtgtttttgccattttctaatattatatatataagtcattgtatagtattaaattttaaaacttaaatatattcttaatatttaaaaaatttgttttatgtcTTTAAAACGTGTGTATtgatttgtgtttctttttttaaaaaaactaaccaTTTGTTTTCCTTACAGATAgcataaacttttttaaaactaactccTCTTTACTATGTTTATCATCATCATGTGATTCaggtaaatatttgaatttttgttaaaatagaaaaagtgaAGCCGGTTGGTCAACGAACTCGACAATTCAGGGTGTTTGAAGATGATTTTTCAAAGAATGAAATTAGCGATTTTGGTTGGGCCAGTGTTAAAAAGGAAGTAACCTTGTAACACAtatataacaacaaaaaaagtataGGAGATAGTTTCCAATGAGAAAAGTGGATTCATATATTAATCCAGTGATACCCACTAATAAAAACATACCAAAAACTAGATTAcacagaaattaaataaaaatatttgacccATCAtcacttaataaaattattatgaaaatgataaataCTAAAAGTACTTAATTAGAAAAAACATACAAGagacataaataataaaattaaaggatTTATAAGTGATACGAACAATtcaccaaaaataaaagtgatacTTAAACCAAAATCCgagttttcttttaaatttccgTATAATTGAAATCCTACTTTAGCAACTAGCATGTATTTCTCCAATAATGTTTATTatacatcttttattttttttcactattctagcaacttatatttttattataattaaacggGATCggagataaatttattatttacataataaaattatacaataatttatactgCACATATTTTTATCATGCCACTTATATTGTCATTCTGTTTTTctatatttctctcttttatttttttataaattatgagaaaataaatatcattatagaatatattttatattattatcaatttctaaaatttttatatatgttaagttTATTTATGGTTAACAAaactacttttaaaaatatgtctaccataattttgtattaactgatattaaaattacactgttaacacataaaattaaactaatcaaTTATTATGTTACGCATATTTTAAACATAAGTATAATTTCTCTAAACGGAGGGAAAAAAAAGAtgtcaaaaattaaatatcattagtatttttcttgaaaggaaaaaaaaaacgtcaTATTCATGCCACAACATCACTCCGTCATAAATCAGTCCTAATTCAACCAGAAACCTCtctaaacaataaataaagtctttttcataaattaaggGAGAAGAAATCATAACAGTTGATTTGATGAGCaaagagaaatagaaattaaaaaataaaaataagcccaaaaacaaaagaagaaaaataataataattgtgcAGTGAATTTACCTTAGCAAGCTTCTCATCAACCCCATTGGATCCATGCGAGTTTTGTGCATTAGCAAGTGGCCCTGAAGGAGCCAGCGGTTGCGACGGCTCCACCGGCGACAGAGGCGGCATGGGCGCAGCCACCATCAGCGGCCCCGGCGGCGACGAGAAGACGGGCCCAGTTCCCCTAAGAAGAAGATCAAGCCGTGAATAAAGAGGCCaagatgatgatgcatgatCTGCTGTTGCTGATTCTGATCTGTACCTCTTCTTCATGGACTCCACCTTGTTCTTACACTGCGTTGAAGTCTTTGGTGACTTGGTGCAGTTGGCACGTGACGACACGTGCCGCGCCACGTCCTCCCAGTCATGGCCCTTGAGCTTGGCTCTGTTTCTTAGCACCCATTTGGCCTCATAGGCCTCAAGTAGGGTTGACACTGCCCCTTCACTCCACTCATCTCTCTTCACTCTTTCACCACTAAACCCCTTTCTCACACTAATAGGGAAGAGAGAAGGACGAGCCTGCTTatgcttctttttctcttcttctctctcctcctcctcctcctcctccatctCTTGTTCATCATCAACTCCCATGTACtattaagttttttcttttatccctTTGGGTGTGACATGATGAATGAATATGACTCTATTTGTGGGAGAGAGAAAACCACTAGCATTGGAAAAGGGGTGAAAATAGTGTTTCCAAATGGCAAAACAAAAGATGGTGTGTAGGAAGGTTATAAATTGCGGTTGCCATCATGTTTGGAATttcatcaagatcaagattttAAATTGCAATTAGAGTCTCAATTTTCTCACAATAACTAATATTACAGAAAATTATACACAATTTTGACTGACATGATGGTAATTACTGTCATGTGTGGTCGTAAAAACCTCAAATACCTTAAGATTGTGGCTAAAACCACAATAATTGATGTTCCAAGAAATTATAGACAAATACGACAACTTAACCCTAATTATTGTCAATT
The nucleotide sequence above comes from Glycine soja cultivar W05 chromosome 11, ASM419377v2, whole genome shotgun sequence. Encoded proteins:
- the LOC114373049 gene encoding trihelix transcription factor ASIL1-like, coding for MGVDDEQEMEEEEEEEREEEKKKHKQARPSLFPISVRKGFSGERVKRDEWSEGAVSTLLEAYEAKWVLRNRAKLKGHDWEDVARHVSSRANCTKSPKTSTQCKNKVESMKKRYRSESATADHASSSWPLYSRLDLLLRGTGPVFSSPPGPLMVAAPMPPLSPVEPSQPLAPSGPLANAQNSHGSNGVDEKLAKEDGLGTKSSDQVSSKNPLDTDSSTPALYSQKEELRSNKRKKKTIDHNTGRRRKEYVEIAESLRWLAEAMIRSEQARMDTMKEIERMRVEAEAKRGEMDLKRTEIIANTQLEIARIFASVNSKGVDSSLRIGRS